The DNA window AACCTTTCATTTAATCTTGTCATTTCACATTTTAATGATACTGGTAAGATGTTTGATGGGAATTGCAATACCGTTATATAAACTGAAATAACTTCTTTGGCTAAACATCGTGTTTGTAGAAAGACGAGGATTGTGCAGGGTCTCTAGCAATAGGGAAGTTTCGTGAAAAGAATCTGCTTTTTACACTAGCATGAAGCAGtggatttcaaaaatgatggtatcgtattttttatttgcactAGAAATGATCATCACAAAAGCTACAcgcaattgaatttcactatTCTTTTACTTACTTTAGCACTATGGGTGACGTCACATTACACATACTACCATGTTTTATCCTGTTGTATCCGCTTCAACTTTGTTGTAAATGaattaagataaaaattggcCCAACTCTTTTTCCCTAAACTaccaaaatttgaatttgaaaaaatggatggAACTTTCCTATTGATCGTATTCTGGATTCGTCACTCTAGAATACATGTTTACGAGTCACGcatcgtttcaattttattctcttaAGCATATGtcaaggtataatataataaaacataTAAAATTATCTGGTATTGGGCGTTTTCTTCGGCTCTGTGTGTTGTAACTGCATGAATTGGCCCTTGAAGAGTTTCCACTGAGTCCATAGTTCGGTGTTAACGCCAAACTCTTTGCAGGTTTGCTCAAAGGCGGGTTCGCAGAGGTGTAAGTAAGAATGATCGACAGTTGGTAGAAGGTGGTGGAGGGTGTGCGACCCAAAGTGGGTTATTATGAGAAAACGGGAAGGCTCGATTTCAACGCGATCCCGGACTGCGTCTATTTGAGCCAGGCCCCAGTCTAAATCCTCGCGATGGACATCTCCATCGTGATAGATGTCAGGGTGATGGTGAGCGGCGTTTGCTCCAATCAAGACGAAATAGAAACTGGATATAGCGATGACCTTCATCCAAGCAGCGAGGGCGAGACTCGGCGGTGCCACTGAACACATCAGGGCTGGGATCAGAAACGGTGTTAAATCCCTGTAATCTAAGGTGCCCCACTCAAAAGCCAGACTGTAGATTCTGTAACGAAGAAAACGTGGTTATTCAGTCAGTATTCGAATTGAttctgtcatatttgtgatACTGTCGGATCAGTCAAAAGACTCGTAAGGCTGTCCCAACCTTTTGACCCCGTTCATGAAATAGACTCCGGCGTAAACTGAGGGAGTATAAAGCCAGGACAAACGACGAGTGATGAACCCCTTTTCGTGAGGTACGTAATCAAAGAAGGGCTCGAACATCGAGAGTTCGAAGTCCAAAATGGAGTTGGCGTAAAGATGATGGCTCAGACAATGGGTTATCCGCCATTCCTTCGAGGAAAGAAGACTCAGATCCATGTAGGccatacgaaacgaatctctCAGGTGCATGTAGTTGTGCCCTGCTACCGCGGTCCACGTAAGGAAAATCGCTGGAATTGATAGAGTAGAATTATGTTCTGtaacaagaaaataattgtagtCTCATCGAACCATTCTATTACCAGCAGCGAAAATCGCAGCCCATGATTGCGTGGCTGAGGCCGTTACGCAAAGAGCTAACGTCCCAGCGCAAAGGGAGTCGCTCATCAAATTGGACAACTTCGCTGGCTTGTGGAAATCGACACCCTTCAGAGCTTCTCTGACGCGGCTTTTAAACACTCTATAGAAACCGTCTGGTTTGAAGGTCAACGGACTGGATCTGGGAGTGGTAGCGTCCCGGACGTAAAACTTTGGCAGGAGTTGTTCGGCAAACGAAGTAATGTGGTGGGCCTGCAGCAGAGAAAATTCAATGTTCGATTGTTGGCCCGTTGCCCATTAGCCGGTAAAAAATGACTGGTACCTCAAACGCCTCCGTGATGTCGGTTCCTTTAGTGAGGGTCAGCCACTCTGCGCCACCAGGATGATTCCCAACCCATTGAGCCAGGTCGTAGAGCTTGTCACCGACCCGCCACAGTCCTTCGATTCCGTCGTCCTTCCTCTTACCGTCCAGCCAGCTTGCACCAGTTTTCCAAGCTTTATCGCGAAAGCTCGGATACTTCAGCCCAATCAGGGTGCTCTCCTTCTTTTCCTTCGGCCCCATTCCAGCAGTTAATCCTTAtagaaaagtttgaaatttttttaccaaatattaaaaatctacCTTTGAAACAGTTGCAAACAAGTAATTTATATTACTTACCAAGTCGATCACCTTGTGGTATGATGATTTGCGAATCTACCTGTGTTCCGTATTTGACTACTCAGTTCGATGGACCGAagcgaaatgaaaaagtttcaatgCTTCTAAGATATGAAGTAAAGTGTTAGAGTTGTATTACATAAGTAAATGCGAATTGCATGCTAAAAAAATACGCAAGCGATTATGTATAACGCGAGTAGCTTTATCAGTTATATGCGTTCGATAAAGTGGAGGGGAGGGGCAGTTGGGCAACACCGAGTACTGTAAACACTTGATACTCGAGTAATTGCGTAATAGTTTGATACTTTCAGCATACTACCAGTGTTTGATCAAAACGCGCAATAAAATCGCAACTTATAAAGCAATAAACtaaaggtataatataatgtgcATAGGGAAATGATGATGCCGTGGAATAAATAGAATTAAATCGTTTTCCAGCAGCAAACGTTGGAAGCAAGCTGCAATTATCTCCTTTCGTGATATTTCACTGAC is part of the Neodiprion virginianus isolate iyNeoVirg1 chromosome 5, iyNeoVirg1.1, whole genome shotgun sequence genome and encodes:
- the LOC124304296 gene encoding cytochrome b5-related protein-like gives rise to the protein MGPKEKKESTLIGLKYPSFRDKAWKTGASWLDGKRKDDGIEGLWRVGDKLYDLAQWVGNHPGGAEWLTLTKGTDITEAFEAHHITSFAEQLLPKFYVRDATTPRSSPLTFKPDGFYRVFKSRVREALKGVDFHKPAKLSNLMSDSLCAGTLALCVTASATQSWAAIFAAAIFLTWTAVAGHNYMHLRDSFRMAYMDLSLLSSKEWRITHCLSHHLYANSILDFELSMFEPFFDYVPHEKGFITRRLSWLYTPSVYAGVYFMNGVKRIYSLAFEWGTLDYRDLTPFLIPALMCSVAPPSLALAAWMKVIAISSFYFVLIGANAAHHHPDIYHDGDVHREDLDWGLAQIDAVRDRVEIEPSRFLIITHFGSHTLHHLLPTVDHSYLHLCEPAFEQTCKEFGVNTELWTQWKLFKGQFMQLQHTEPKKTPNTR